A region from the Campylobacter blaseri genome encodes:
- a CDS encoding TrbM/KikA/MpfK family conjugal transfer protein, translated as MKKRVLVIISALFLASSLNAGDILTGDTKLACEAILCLSSGTRPSECSPSLKRYFSIHHRHWSDTVNARRNFLRLCPVGSSAVDDKVFADLRDNVLPNLSADKCTAEWLNNHPETKCVKENCGDKRCHCIEYKYRPRTKLFGFCNALYNHKYTNVKPKNVCKNTRWYSSIEWSSEKAYTNISKDEYNNLKAKGFKNLIVNTSSSKFCKRSNSEFCKTYYKVENIKKDCWVNKD; from the coding sequence ATGAAAAAACGAGTTTTAGTCATAATTTCGGCTTTGTTTTTAGCAAGTAGTCTAAATGCAGGAGATATACTAACAGGTGACACAAAACTTGCTTGTGAAGCTATTTTATGTTTATCTAGCGGAACAAGACCTAGCGAGTGTTCTCCATCATTAAAACGTTATTTTAGTATTCATCACAGACATTGGAGCGATACTGTTAATGCCAGAAGAAATTTTTTAAGACTTTGTCCTGTTGGCTCATCTGCAGTCGACGATAAAGTATTTGCAGATTTAAGAGACAATGTTTTGCCTAATCTAAGTGCTGATAAATGCACAGCGGAATGGTTGAATAATCATCCTGAAACAAAATGTGTTAAAGAAAATTGTGGGGATAAAAGATGTCATTGTATAGAGTATAAATACAGACCAAGAACTAAGCTTTTTGGATTTTGTAATGCACTTTATAATCATAAATACACAAATGTTAAGCCAAAAAATGTATGTAAAAATACTAGATGGTATTCTAGCATAGAATGGTCTAGTGAAAAGGCTTATACAAATATTTCAAAAGATGAATATAATAATTTAAAAGCAAAAGGCTTTAAAAATTTAATAGTTAACACAAGTAGTAGTAAATTTTGTAAAAGATCAAACTCAGAGTTTTGCAAAACTTATTATAAAGTAGAAAATATTAAAAAAGATTGCTGGGTAAATAAGGATTAA
- a CDS encoding toprim domain-containing protein, whose protein sequence is MEVKKENLAELPLDEILKNNGYYEKRNKSSRNYKTLTNDQDDTIVISRQANGHYLYFNPSDNDDRGNIYNFAKNRGVGIRDLINIDRININELKSNIKPIETTNQSNKKVIEDFKKLPIITSNSFLVVKRKIDPQILNSFSMLKQDEKYANAIAPSYTCKSFRNGEKKIEFLIQTGSVSYLSKPLTKDRQGNPYDKPIKQLCNGNKGLEILKGDDSQKNLENFKYIVICESAIDALSYCELKKLNLKETILCSTNGQISSSQKEVFSYLNEKATDANIILAFDNDKKGIEFNGIVKEIIPRAVTDKAILKDFNDDLVVGKILGLKADEISKESITKPLNEFNKKVEYLSKKYDILEPQAKNNKVKELFGCNMSKFKEIELKVRCLAEMRECYKRLDIVCKKIEKDYLKQR, encoded by the coding sequence ATGGAAGTAAAAAAAGAAAATTTAGCAGAACTTCCATTGGATGAAATTTTAAAAAATAACGGTTACTACGAGAAGAGAAATAAGAGCAGTAGAAATTATAAGACACTTACAAACGATCAAGACGATACAATAGTTATATCACGCCAAGCCAATGGGCATTATTTATATTTTAATCCAAGTGACAATGACGATAGGGGAAATATTTATAATTTTGCAAAGAATCGTGGTGTAGGAATAAGAGATCTAATAAACATCGATAGAATAAATATAAACGAATTAAAAAGCAATATAAAACCGATAGAAACAACAAATCAAAGCAATAAAAAAGTAATAGAAGACTTTAAAAAATTACCTATTATTACAAGCAATTCATTTTTAGTAGTCAAAAGGAAAATTGATCCCCAAATTTTAAATAGTTTTAGCATGTTAAAACAAGATGAAAAATATGCAAATGCCATAGCACCAAGTTACACTTGTAAAAGCTTTCGCAATGGAGAGAAAAAAATTGAATTTTTAATCCAAACAGGAAGTGTTAGCTACCTTTCAAAACCTCTTACTAAAGATAGGCAAGGAAATCCTTATGACAAGCCAATTAAACAGCTGTGCAACGGAAACAAAGGATTAGAAATTTTAAAAGGGGACGACTCGCAAAAAAATTTAGAAAACTTTAAATATATTGTAATTTGCGAGAGTGCAATAGATGCTTTGTCATATTGTGAACTAAAAAAGTTAAATTTAAAAGAAACTATTTTATGCTCAACAAATGGGCAAATATCAAGTAGCCAAAAAGAAGTATTTAGTTATCTAAATGAAAAAGCTACAGATGCAAATATAATACTAGCATTTGATAACGATAAAAAGGGGATAGAATTTAATGGCATAGTAAAAGAGATAATCCCACGAGCAGTAACAGATAAAGCCATTTTAAAAGACTTTAATGATGATTTGGTTGTAGGGAAAATACTTGGACTAAAAGCTGATGAAATTAGCAAAGAGAGTATCACAAAGCCATTAAACGAATTTAACAAAAAAGTGGAATATTTATCAAAGAAATATGATATTTTAGAACCACAGGCGAAAAACAATAAAGTAAAGGAACTATTTGGATGTAATATGTCTAAATTTAAAGAAATAGAGCTAAAAGTACGATGTTTAGCAGAAATGAGAGAGTGTTATAAAAGACTAGATATCGTCTGTAAAAAAATAGAAAAAGATTATTTAAAACAGAGATAA
- a CDS encoding nucleotidyltransferase family protein, whose translation MIVLKQEYKNSILTKDAILEYLSELKSNLKNDGIKKIGLFGSYAKGYADENSDIDIVVLADKKEFLERLDVYNALEYLDNLRKQISNKFHKSVDICDFYSEQKMEDNKIVKGAIYV comes from the coding sequence ATGATAGTTTTAAAACAAGAATATAAAAACTCTATTTTGACAAAAGATGCTATATTGGAGTATTTATCAGAACTAAAGTCAAACCTTAAAAATGATGGCATTAAAAAAATAGGCTTATTTGGAAGTTATGCCAAAGGTTATGCTGATGAAAATTCAGATATTGATATAGTTGTTTTAGCGGATAAAAAAGAGTTTTTAGAGAGACTAGATGTGTATAATGCACTTGAGTATTTGGATAATTTAAGAAAGCAAATTTCAAATAAATTTCACAAATCTGTAGATATTTGTGATTTTTACTCAGAACAAAAAATGGAAGATAATAAAATAGTAAAAGGGGCAATTTATGTCTAA
- a CDS encoding HepT-like ribonuclease domain-containing protein has protein sequence MSKHIRRLEIAVEKIEEIEKICSLKGVKKALEDESILKPAIMKHFDVIHQQFEKLEKDQEYKILSKFDKDELKGLRRVRNWSSHDYDNIQNEIIEQTIHTKLPKLKGNIQEVLKETKKELCKNLEKNVDYFTKKKDILMPQAKTELIRSIEKEYKKLQEHKIELEKPYGDKIKNIIKENSKENQK, from the coding sequence ATGTCTAAGCACATCCGAAGATTGGAAATAGCGGTTGAAAAAATAGAAGAAATAGAAAAAATTTGTAGTTTAAAAGGGGTTAAAAAAGCTTTAGAAGATGAGTCAATTTTAAAACCTGCCATAATGAAACACTTTGATGTAATTCATCAACAATTTGAAAAGTTAGAAAAAGATCAAGAATATAAAATTTTAAGTAAATTTGACAAAGACGAACTAAAAGGATTAAGGCGTGTTAGAAACTGGTCTTCACATGATTACGATAATATACAAAATGAAATTATAGAGCAAACAATACATACAAAATTACCAAAACTTAAAGGAAATATACAAGAAGTTTTAAAAGAGACAAAAAAAGAACTATGTAAAAATTTAGAAAAAAATGTTGATTATTTTACCAAAAAAAAAGATATTTTAATGCCACAAGCAAAAACAGAACTTATAAGAAGCATTGAAAAAGAGTATAAAAAATTACAAGAGCATAAAATTGAACTAGAGAAGCCATATGGCGATAAGATAAAAAATATAATTAAAGAAAATTCAAAAGAAAATCAAAAATAA
- a CDS encoding relaxase/mobilization nuclease domain-containing protein, giving the protein MSSIDWDKYFDELKAIRAGRTKFTKSEHKNIYFEGGRGFARSNTNFSKNNFTKQSVIKMISNLPKTSIKRCIDYALKNSIDGTAINEKGEKVSSDEVMIEWSKDFGKNLNSKDAWHLMFSIKEPCSDKQKLKALEQSVKSVLGTNFTGHKYVFVTHTHQNNPHVHVVLNKRNNFTGKKIHFDSRTEIREFFDDARDAFAYALSARGLKYENKNFLDKDLKNQFNKIKSSIKLEADDYTAKDKINDYYDKMQDKNREKYNSTAERIKTMNDDLEKLKKVNEELLKLFLLYAKKRNKKSYKLAKELKQSNKIIKDKSNKILIEIKNINKLTYEANRLNEMKLANYKDRSVGLTLLENFSYNYNKLYPKNKGASKADFENYTKVKRAIAVLRDRKDDNAKKYFDDSLIVTRMLGHNESLFKLGKKLETLDKNLYILEHSELGADEAKEFKKRLNSNKEFITEVCEKRFEYVSKKLLKSENINKNDFLFKEYFKGVSVLSTQPNERLAKIKKEADMADKFSSRSGINKSKSKSKDGFEIRQNAYRE; this is encoded by the coding sequence TTGAGTAGTATTGATTGGGATAAATATTTTGATGAATTAAAAGCTATCAGAGCTGGACGAACTAAATTTACAAAATCCGAGCATAAAAATATTTATTTTGAAGGTGGTAGAGGATTTGCAAGATCTAATACTAATTTTTCAAAAAATAATTTTACCAAACAATCCGTTATTAAAATGATTTCAAATTTACCAAAAACTTCAATTAAAAGATGCATTGATTATGCTCTTAAAAATTCTATTGACGGCACAGCTATTAATGAAAAAGGGGAGAAAGTAAGCAGTGATGAAGTGATGATAGAATGGAGCAAGGATTTTGGCAAAAATCTAAACTCAAAAGATGCATGGCATTTAATGTTTTCTATCAAAGAGCCATGCAGTGATAAACAAAAATTAAAAGCTTTAGAGCAAAGTGTTAAGAGTGTTCTTGGTACTAATTTTACAGGACATAAGTATGTGTTTGTAACGCATACTCATCAGAATAATCCGCATGTACATGTGGTCTTAAATAAAAGAAATAATTTTACTGGCAAAAAAATTCACTTTGATAGTCGTACGGAGATTAGAGAATTTTTTGATGATGCAAGGGATGCATTTGCTTATGCCCTATCAGCTCGTGGTCTAAAATATGAAAATAAAAATTTCTTGGATAAGGATTTAAAAAACCAATTTAACAAAATAAAATCTAGTATTAAGCTTGAGGCGGATGATTATACGGCTAAGGATAAAATCAACGACTATTATGATAAAATGCAAGATAAAAACAGAGAAAAATACAACTCGACTGCTGAGCGAATTAAAACTATGAATGATGATCTTGAGAAACTTAAAAAAGTCAATGAAGAGCTTTTAAAACTTTTCTTACTCTATGCTAAAAAGCGAAATAAAAAATCGTATAAACTTGCTAAAGAATTAAAGCAAAGCAATAAAATTATCAAGGACAAAAGCAATAAAATTTTAATTGAAATTAAAAATATTAACAAGCTAACGTATGAAGCTAATCGCCTTAACGAGATGAAACTCGCAAACTATAAAGACCGCTCAGTTGGGCTTACTTTGCTTGAAAATTTTAGCTATAACTACAACAAGCTTTATCCGAAAAACAAAGGTGCGAGTAAGGCTGATTTTGAGAATTATACAAAAGTTAAACGAGCCATAGCCGTGCTTCGCGATAGAAAAGATGACAATGCTAAAAAATACTTTGATGATAGCTTAATCGTTACTAGGATGCTCGGTCACAATGAAAGTCTTTTTAAACTAGGTAAAAAGCTTGAGACTTTGGATAAAAATTTATACATTTTAGAACATTCAGAACTTGGAGCTGATGAAGCTAAAGAGTTTAAAAAACGGCTTAATAGTAATAAAGAATTTATTACTGAAGTGTGTGAGAAGCGGTTTGAATATGTTTCTAAAAAGCTTTTAAAAAGTGAAAATATAAACAAAAATGACTTTTTATTTAAAGAATATTTTAAGGGTGTTTCTGTACTTAGTACCCAGCCAAATGAGCGACTGGCTAAAATCAAAAAAGAAGCAGACATGGCAGATAAATTCAGCTCTCGTAGTGGCATTAATAAATCAAAATCTAAAAGCAAAGATGGCTTTGAAATTAGACAAAATGCGTACAGGGAGTAG
- a CDS encoding type IV secretion system DNA-binding domain-containing protein, which yields MARGLIDVFKDWKKEKQREKEKQELSFDNAKNEKNAKSNNKQTNRSGLNKKADKMIMLAEPQIYTLAKENNIACKYGDNVIITKDGNATIAVELKGTSYAGISLDDETDYLLNRVMFFTTLKNDVEINLIIKKDKQDITKIKKRDINPYAEEIIEKWETNQDIYSIKYYLIISTITKNLTGILESFKTKVTSEQNEESSESANLRQKIDLLNETLLNIKNYLLIYNPCQMKADEIINFYATYSNAKETSLRYTNELITDCYISSDVEFKKDYIEFFRNDGTTKYARFISVKAYETEQLKSLITSNLIKSNNEFMAMIYFKAYEKRKAIKKIKDTKTFSVDLVKAELDELMELVQADRENLVETSFSVYCLADSLSELDDKANKLKNILENQGLNVVRETLNQKPLYFSFFPSRGNLNARKKTLNISNLSTIANFENEVTGFNRNDWGDEAVTTFKHINQTPFLFNFHYTPDGDRPAGHTMIMGGTGKGKTTLAEFLMTNLFKYPINIFAMDKLRGMSNFTNYMDGEYHDSESEEFKLNPFTLTDTHENREFLKSWLQMMAEIKIDEHEEKKDINSTVDRMYEMKQPNQVITLSDFIISLPADNDGKSRLKTRFDSYKGSIFDNKEDALNFKKQLSVLNMDGILTNKKTSALTAMYIFHKLKNQAKNSTDTRGFFCFIDELKDYLQDETMQEKILESILEVRKIGGVMCMGFQSLSLFKQIERGSSFLDNIANFIIFPTSSTEALNEMHEMIGLAPTEIKYLKESNSSSREVLLNMKLRNESAKLNIDLSKLGSLLKAFSSSSDNVMLIKKLKEESPKHWRKLYLEHR from the coding sequence ATGGCTCGTGGATTAATTGATGTATTTAAAGACTGGAAGAAGGAAAAACAAAGGGAAAAAGAAAAGCAAGAGTTAAGCTTTGACAATGCCAAAAATGAAAAGAATGCAAAAAGCAACAATAAGCAGACAAACCGAAGCGGATTAAATAAAAAAGCAGACAAGATGATAATGTTAGCAGAACCACAAATTTATACATTAGCAAAAGAAAATAATATCGCATGTAAATATGGAGATAATGTAATAATTACAAAAGATGGCAATGCAACCATAGCAGTAGAGCTAAAGGGAACGAGCTATGCTGGAATTAGTCTAGATGATGAAACAGATTATCTTTTAAATCGTGTTATGTTTTTTACAACATTAAAAAACGATGTAGAAATAAATTTAATTATTAAAAAAGATAAACAAGATATAACTAAAATTAAAAAAAGAGATATAAACCCATACGCAGAAGAGATAATAGAAAAATGGGAGACAAATCAAGATATTTACTCAATAAAATATTACTTAATTATCTCAACAATCACTAAAAATTTAACAGGCATACTTGAAAGTTTTAAGACAAAAGTAACAAGCGAACAAAACGAAGAAAGTAGCGAGAGTGCAAATTTAAGACAAAAGATAGATCTATTAAATGAAACGCTTTTAAATATTAAAAATTATCTCTTAATTTATAATCCATGCCAGATGAAAGCTGATGAAATAATTAATTTTTATGCTACATACTCAAATGCAAAAGAAACCAGCCTAAGATATACAAACGAATTAATAACGGATTGTTATATAAGCTCAGACGTTGAATTTAAAAAAGATTATATAGAATTTTTTCGCAACGACGGCACTACCAAATATGCAAGATTTATAAGTGTTAAAGCCTACGAAACAGAGCAGTTAAAATCACTTATTACTTCAAATCTAATCAAAAGTAATAATGAATTTATGGCAATGATTTATTTTAAAGCATATGAAAAAAGAAAAGCAATCAAAAAAATAAAAGACACAAAAACATTCTCAGTTGATTTAGTAAAAGCAGAGCTTGATGAATTAATGGAGTTAGTTCAAGCAGACAGAGAAAACTTAGTAGAAACAAGCTTTTCAGTATATTGCCTAGCAGATAGCTTATCAGAGTTAGACGATAAAGCAAACAAGCTTAAAAATATTCTTGAAAATCAAGGGTTAAATGTCGTAAGAGAGACACTAAATCAAAAACCACTTTATTTTAGTTTCTTTCCAAGCAGGGGAAATTTAAATGCAAGAAAAAAAACGCTAAACATAAGCAACTTATCCACAATCGCTAACTTTGAAAACGAAGTAACAGGCTTTAATAGAAATGATTGGGGAGATGAAGCAGTAACAACATTTAAGCATATAAACCAAACACCATTCCTTTTTAACTTCCACTATACACCAGACGGCGATAGACCAGCAGGTCATACAATGATAATGGGTGGAACTGGAAAGGGAAAGACAACACTTGCCGAGTTTTTAATGACAAATCTATTTAAATATCCGATAAACATATTTGCAATGGATAAATTAAGAGGAATGAGCAACTTTACAAACTATATGGATGGAGAGTATCACGACAGCGAAAGCGAAGAGTTTAAACTAAACCCATTTACCCTTACCGATACACACGAAAACAGGGAATTTTTAAAATCATGGCTTCAAATGATGGCAGAGATAAAGATAGATGAACACGAAGAAAAAAAGGATATTAACAGCACAGTAGATAGAATGTATGAAATGAAGCAACCAAACCAAGTTATAACACTTAGTGACTTTATAATTTCACTTCCAGCCGACAATGATGGAAAATCAAGATTAAAAACAAGGTTTGATAGCTATAAAGGTTCAATATTTGATAACAAAGAAGATGCTCTAAATTTCAAAAAACAACTATCAGTACTAAATATGGATGGCATATTAACCAATAAGAAAACATCAGCACTTACAGCGATGTATATATTTCATAAGTTAAAAAACCAAGCAAAGAATAGTACCGATACTAGGGGTTTTTTCTGTTTTATAGACGAACTTAAAGATTATCTACAAGATGAAACTATGCAAGAAAAAATCCTAGAAAGCATACTAGAAGTAAGAAAGATAGGCGGAGTAATGTGTATGGGCTTTCAAAGCCTTAGCCTCTTTAAACAAATTGAAAGGGGTTCATCGTTTTTAGACAACATCGCAAATTTTATTATATTTCCAACAAGTAGCACAGAAGCATTAAACGAAATGCACGAAATGATAGGACTTGCACCAACGGAAATCAAATACTTAAAAGAGAGCAACTCAAGCTCAAGAGAAGTGCTTTTAAATATGAAGTTAAGAAACGAGAGTGCAAAACTAAATATAGATCTCTCAAAACTAGGAAGCCTATTAAAAGCATTCTCATCAAGTTCAGACAATGTAATGCTAATCAAAAAGTTAAAAGAAGAAAGCCCAAAACATTGGCGAAAACTATACTTAGAACACAGATAA
- a CDS encoding type IV secretion system protein, which yields MAFEDRKVDPNFIFKMERSIKAYMLYIIIALAVVSVSLSIALALLTPLKETKPVLLKFSDADSRFVTISDTSLNIRGDEQLLKSIIAGYVKNRELINRIDDIERYNEIRTQSSRQVWEAFQTLVADPNSIYTTKNYYRDIQILNVSILSKNVATVDFQAEITNPSGTDKNFKKYRSAIEYDFQNQSSTYLDNIKNPTGFIVSKYRVTQILDERKDKK from the coding sequence ATGGCATTTGAAGATAGAAAAGTAGACCCAAATTTTATTTTTAAAATGGAAAGAAGCATTAAAGCATATATGCTTTACATCATTATAGCCTTAGCAGTTGTAAGTGTTAGTTTATCAATAGCACTAGCACTATTGACACCTTTAAAAGAAACAAAGCCAGTTTTGCTTAAATTTAGTGATGCTGACTCTCGCTTTGTAACCATTAGCGACACAAGCCTTAATATAAGGGGAGACGAACAGCTATTAAAAAGCATAATAGCTGGATATGTTAAAAATAGAGAACTAATAAATAGAATTGATGACATCGAACGATACAACGAGATAAGAACACAAAGCAGTAGGCAAGTATGGGAAGCATTCCAGACTTTAGTAGCCGATCCAAATTCAATTTATACCACAAAAAATTATTATAGAGATATTCAGATTTTAAACGTCTCTATTTTAAGCAAAAACGTTGCAACGGTAGACTTTCAAGCAGAAATCACGAATCCATCAGGAACGGATAAGAACTTTAAGAAATATAGAAGTGCAATAGAGTATGACTTCCAAAACCAAAGCAGTACATATTTGGACAACATAAAAAATCCTACAGGCTTTATAGTTAGCAAATACAGAGTCACGCAAATACTCGATGAAAGAAAAGATAAAAAATGA
- a CDS encoding TrbG/VirB9 family P-type conjugative transfer protein, which produces MKNLTKIYIILATALNLNAQGLSEEQMSEVRAIMRQTQELVNEQKQQDQSMGENIFNDKTKNINKNIQTSVGINPFGVYGQKNYQEHPQDEYINFDGSTSQEPREYSKEEMELMRNAIRNQDLKALQKKFHSKKYSGFENTKTIKYTPNKTHKIRTRHAMATTLIFDSPIENFILGDQTGFKLELIPNKDDAIAVIPQLIGIDTSLTIFTRDGKIHTFYIFSTDYKNTKDPSFVIYMKDEEAIRAKQAKIERDNRDYKIIQDGIAELKIKKSDIYNGYIQKANKENEWLLSAEIFDDKKFTYFKYPKDELPQVPAIFAVIDNQDSPVETRVIGDYIIAETINPRFTIKSGNSYICVGRKETKEEKDRKEMRKNLNISKEAIKERQKVNKEKQNQAINRIKGI; this is translated from the coding sequence ATGAAAAATTTAACAAAAATATACATAATTTTAGCTACGGCTTTAAATTTAAATGCTCAGGGGCTTAGTGAAGAACAAATGAGCGAAGTAAGAGCAATTATGAGACAAACTCAAGAGCTAGTCAACGAACAGAAACAACAAGACCAGTCTATGGGTGAAAACATTTTTAATGATAAAACAAAAAATATTAATAAAAACATCCAAACAAGTGTAGGTATAAATCCATTTGGAGTATATGGACAAAAAAATTATCAAGAACATCCACAAGATGAGTATATAAATTTTGATGGTTCGACTTCCCAAGAGCCAAGAGAGTATAGCAAGGAAGAGATGGAGCTTATGCGAAATGCTATAAGAAATCAAGACTTAAAAGCATTACAGAAAAAATTTCACTCAAAAAAATATAGCGGATTTGAGAACACCAAAACAATAAAATACACACCAAACAAGACTCACAAAATAAGAACTCGCCATGCAATGGCAACAACTTTAATCTTTGACAGCCCAATAGAAAACTTTATACTAGGAGATCAAACAGGCTTTAAACTAGAGCTAATCCCAAATAAAGATGATGCAATAGCAGTAATTCCGCAATTAATAGGAATTGATACAAGTCTTACAATTTTTACAAGAGATGGAAAAATACATACATTTTACATATTTTCAACAGACTATAAAAATACAAAAGACCCAAGCTTTGTGATTTATATGAAAGATGAAGAAGCAATAAGAGCAAAACAGGCAAAAATAGAGAGAGACAATAGAGATTATAAAATCATACAAGATGGTATAGCAGAGCTAAAAATAAAGAAAAGCGATATTTACAATGGATACATACAAAAGGCAAACAAGGAAAACGAGTGGCTACTATCGGCTGAAATTTTTGATGATAAGAAATTTACTTACTTTAAATATCCAAAAGATGAACTACCTCAAGTACCAGCAATTTTTGCTGTAATCGATAATCAAGACAGCCCAGTAGAGACAAGGGTTATAGGAGATTACATAATAGCCGAGACCATAAATCCGAGATTTACAATTAAAAGCGGTAATAGCTATATATGCGTAGGACGAAAAGAGACAAAAGAAGAAAAAGATAGAAAAGAAATGAGAAAGAATTTAAACATAAGCAAAGAAGCAATAAAAGAAAGACAAAAAGTCAATAAAGAAAAGCAAAATCAAGCAATAAACAGAATAAAAGGAATATAA
- a CDS encoding DNA type IV secretion system protein ComB10, whose translation MKKGKKALFFSIMALYAIQSLSLFANELSDEQIRNLQNETNLNHLFENSKFPVDDYIYKAGKREPNKDQSDIAQALKGKKDKQNSPTPQTQMQIPQSMLEKVEQEEKAKRNKAKQEELQAKQEALRQEIRVDNKKAYDNKIKKLLRAQILADRNNEIKNIDGSSSKYGVDGFSNQKSVDISTNEHRLYRTIRAGRMIPAILTTAISSDLSGIITAQIEQDIYASMGRAVLIPRGSKAIGFYTNDTKIGHERLEIRWREIITPQGINIMLTDALVADNMGMNGAIGAINNKYWDRYGIPYSISTLTNALLLVIASKTQGANAYTQELYTNTRSDVGTVVQDMIQQQSQIKPTIEIQSGSRIFLVPTNHMWFSKPKNGEVLMKYFKE comes from the coding sequence ATGAAAAAAGGGAAAAAAGCGTTATTCTTCAGCATTATGGCATTATATGCAATACAATCTCTTTCCCTTTTTGCTAATGAGCTAAGCGACGAACAGATAAGAAATTTGCAAAATGAAACGAATTTAAATCATCTTTTTGAAAATTCAAAATTCCCAGTTGATGATTACATTTATAAGGCAGGAAAGAGAGAGCCAAATAAAGATCAATCTGATATCGCCCAAGCTCTAAAAGGAAAAAAAGACAAACAAAATTCACCGACTCCACAAACACAGATGCAAATACCCCAATCCATGCTTGAGAAAGTAGAACAAGAAGAAAAAGCAAAAAGAAACAAAGCCAAACAAGAAGAGCTACAAGCCAAACAAGAAGCCTTGCGACAAGAGATAAGGGTTGATAATAAAAAAGCATATGACAACAAAATAAAAAAGCTTTTAAGAGCTCAAATTTTAGCCGATCGCAACAATGAAATTAAAAACATTGATGGTTCATCTTCAAAATATGGTGTTGATGGTTTTTCAAATCAAAAGTCTGTCGACATAAGCACAAACGAACATAGACTTTATAGGACAATAAGGGCAGGACGCATGATACCAGCTATTTTAACGACTGCAATAAGCTCAGATTTAAGTGGAATAATTACAGCTCAAATAGAACAAGACATATATGCCTCAATGGGGAGAGCCGTTTTAATCCCACGCGGAAGTAAAGCAATAGGCTTTTATACCAACGATACCAAAATCGGTCATGAAAGGCTAGAGATTAGATGGAGAGAAATTATTACACCACAAGGCATAAACATCATGTTAACGGATGCATTAGTTGCTGACAACATGGGTATGAACGGAGCTATAGGAGCTATAAATAATAAATATTGGGATAGATACGGCATACCTTATTCAATCTCAACTCTGACAAACGCCTTGCTTTTGGTAATAGCCTCAAAAACGCAAGGAGCTAACGCTTATACGCAAGAGTTATACACTAATACAAGAAGTGACGTAGGCACAGTAGTTCAAGATATGATACAACAGCAAAGCCAAATTAAGCCAACGATTGAAATTCAAAGCGGAAGTCGTATATTCTTAGTGCCGACAAATCATATGTGGTTTAGTAAACCAAAAAATGGCGAAGTCTTAATGAAATATTTTAAAGAATAA